In the genome of Thunnus thynnus chromosome 6, fThuThy2.1, whole genome shotgun sequence, the window TCAATTTTTTGTGCGCCTTTCTTGCTCTTTTAAGCACTAAAAAGTGGTATTCAATACAGAActaattttaccttttttaaaagTAGTGTCAAACAGTTGTTACTAACCTATAGTGCTTTGACTTCCTCTTCATGGAAATCTCTACTACAAGATTACTGGATACAAGACAAATGTACAACTACTGAAAACATGGTGACTTATGGAGAATTATTTCATACTGAGTGAACAGTGAGGATTTGTTTGGAATTTGTTCAACTGATGTGATATTTTCTACCTTTCAAACTCAACATGTGATAGTGCTGAAACATGCTTGACTGTGTACAGTGTCACAGAGATCAGGAACTCCACACAGTACAATGTACCGGTTTTGTTGTACAGATAAAACAAAGACTtgatttaataaatcatttatccCTTTATAACGACATAGTATTGTGCGTTTGATATTGTTTCGTATGGTGTGCAGTCAAATCTCTATTCCTGATATAAGCAAACCCAAGAGTAACTTTGAAGagaagtgttttgtttgtgtccaAGAGTCTTGTCAGTGCTATGGTGTGGTGCATTTACGGAGATGGAAGAGAGTTAACCTATGCAAAGTAGAGATCTTGTTTCaacttctttttggttttggaatGCGTTTTTACACTGCAGCTATATGCTGGTGTCACAGTGGTATTTTCAAAGATGTCACAAggtcagtgtgtttttctgtctccatgAAAAGTGCTTTCATTGTCAGTGATGAAAAATTAACTTGTGGTTAGACATGTGGTTGCTGTCTTAAACTAGGCGTTTCAGTGTTGTTTGGTTCGGAATCCGACTGAGGGAAGCCAAAGCCAAGCAATAAATTTTACTGTTGAAAATATCTGCCATTtgctgtggggtttttttgggggcAAACTGGCACAAAAGTAAGATCAGAGGCAAAGTTTAGCCAAAGTGTCTTTATTAAGCACATGGAGGTGACATCAAGACCACAGTTAGAAACAGGAACATTTTGGAGTGATGATCTTTTTTAAATAGAACTGAATGCCCAATTATATTGCATCTGAAGAACTGGACTCAAATCTAAACTGTATAATATGAAAACCTTTTCAAAATTGGAAACCCACTGACTCACAATGTTAAGTTCTTCATCATTATGAATGTGAATTAACAGAATTTACAGATGTATTAAAATGCTGCCCAGCATGGATGAATGGAATCCAGAATAGTTTATGAAATTACAGTAAATCCGGCTTTAGCTCAGCAATAAAACACAGGCTATGACTGCTCAATAAATAAGCTGTGATGAAGCAAAACAACCTGGTggcacaatttaaaaaaacaaacaaacttaaatACCTGTATATCATGCAAATTGTACAAGGCATTAGAAAATGAACAGGATAGTTGATCAGCGATACCAGTTATTTGCCAGAAAGAGTATCACAAACTGTATCTACAGACCTATCTAATACAATGTACAGAAAATTGGACAGCTAGAAACTATACAATCTGGTAGAAGGATGGGtggcaacattttattttaacccccTATTTCACATTTATAAACCATGTATAAACACTTAATACATGGTTTAGATGTAAACTATCTGTAACATCTGATGAATGATTGACAATATAACATTTGCAATCATATAAACTacttaaaaacaacacacataatAGATTTATCTATTATATTTAATGAGGCCGAAATCTCCGAGAGAAATCCAGTAAGTGGAACCCGAGTTAAGATTtcttttgtcaaactactatttctGAGGTCAAGAATTAACATGTCCTCGAGTTTTCATCATACCATGACTTTctaataatacattttacaataattatcaTTTGCTTTTCAAGATAACATTGTACATGTGCATTAACAGTTAATATGTTTTATAACACTCAGGatgttttcatgtatgtatgtatatatccATAATTATAAGAGCGGTCATACcatattattaatcattaagtATGCCATATAGAAGTTTTAATTGTTGACTAATAGattaacacttaaaatgtctttataccCACtcacagtgtgttataaacaatTTATTAGGCGTTTATACATGGTTCATAAATGTGAAATAGGgggttaaaataaagtgtttccaAACGGACATCTAAGAAATCATGGCCAGTATAATATTTGCATAAGTGTGACCACTTACTGTATACAGCACTGCTGAAAGCCTATAGTTAGAAATGATAAAACCTGGAAATAAACTGTGtgcaacacaatgacaaaaaatgacCAACGTAAAACCAGGTATCAATAACCAACTTGATTATTACTTGTGACAGCTTTAACATTCTCATTCTCACATTATTTATTGCAGTGGCCATCCATTCATGCATGACCCAAAAAAACAATCTCAGTTCACTAATGTTGTCTTCTCTGCTTACTCCTGCATGTGAAGATAGAAAGATGTCAAGTGTTAtcaggaaaacacaacaaccaaAACGAGAAAGGCAAGTGGAATGTTGTGCTACGGTGTTGATGCTAagggaaaaaataacaatagcTTAAAAAAtttagaatgaaaaaaacattgccCAGGATTTATAACTTCCTCTGTGAATCTGCTCATACCATTTAAAGGCTGATATTAAGATCGCATGTCTCATTTTGGAGTTTTCTGCACTGTGGGTGGGCATCTCTCCATTCAGGTAAGTCAAGTCTGtcttttcatttgtctgttgtttccttATGCTGGTGTTGCTCAGACTGACATTACACCAGCTTCTTGGCCTCAAAAAAGCTTTTGAGGTGCTTCATCTGCCAAATGCCTGTCACGATGAGGATGAGCGTCTGAGCAATGGACCACCAGAGGACACGTTGGTTGGTGCTCTCACTCGTTATGCGAAACCGCTCCTCGCGATACTGTAGGAGACATAACACAGTGACCTCACTACAGCAACTGTACCTCATTAACTTAGGAATAAACCTGTCATCTCTGGCATGACTTGGTGTATGTTGTTACTAACCCTCTGGTAGTTTTGCTCCTTCTGGACCTGTTCAACTTGGTCTAGAAGCTGTCGGACTCGCAGCTGCAGCTCAGTGAGTTTGTCCTTAGCTGCAATTTCAGGATAGTTGTTGGTATGTTCTCCAACCTGAATATCCAGATGCACTCTCTGCAATGTTGTGAAACAGATAGTTTTAAGTCTATGTGCCTGTGTGATAATAGTCTGATAGTCCAGAGGGGCGTTTCataaaaaaagctcagaaaaaggtttattttgAAGTCTGTTTGAATGAGGATTAAGCAGTTTCATAAAGTCAGCTAAATTATTAGATTTTTTGCACTATTATTACCCCATTAAAGGGCAATATGGCtttgaaaacagcaaaaaattaataataataaacagcaaagaaaacatttcattttcgACATTGCACATGTTAACAAATATGTGCCAAAACTTAAAAtctcatttaaattatttttcagtcCAGTACAGCCCATGTGAAAATGTAGTAAGTACTGCAAATTGATTTGAGAGATACCGAGTCAGGCTTGTACCACAGCCTGGAAAGTTTCCATGGTAACTTAAGTCTGACTTATTTAAATCTCTTTAATACAACAGTcatattaaaggaaaataatgttgACTAAGTCCGTACCAGTTTTCCTCCTGCAAACAGAGCCATTTTGGTGGAGTTGGAGTGCAGACAGATCTGATGTTCTCCAGGAGTGTGGGAGGTAAAGGTGAACCGTCCGTCCGACCCATATTGACGAGAAAGGATAATCTGGAAGAGTTGTACAAGAAAAATCTTTAGATTCTCCTCATATATATGTAGGTGTGTTTACTACCTCCTATTTATATCCCTCTTACATTACCTTTGTATCTGGATCCTTGATCTCCACATGCATCCCAAGGCCAGGGGTGGATGGAAGGAAGGAACTGGTCTGTTTGTCCCACAGCTGAGTCCTGTACTTTCCTTTCAAACAggcaaaatgaaacaaacacatgcaatcAACTTAGCGAGACTGCTGCAGTAACATAGCAACAGAATTAAAGTTACAATGACAATTGAATTTGTAATATTGATATAGAAAATTGGGATGTTAAACATAATGtaactgaaacattaaaaacataaaacagaaaagcatgAAAAGCAAGTGCAAGTGAATGCAGATGAagaaatatgactgaaaatacatGCAATGTGGGAatattaaccctttcatgcatgaattatgatagtctcagtcaggatttttttcctaagtgtttttattcctctttaggcgtgaaaaaaaaaattgaacctcatttttgttttaacacgcatttttcaaggagtttgtccaacttagtggacagatgattaattgtcattttctccgaacataaaatcaatacttggaaattttaacaattgcattactccttagttgttacttgatgttacaaaattttatgTACCTGCAAGGGTCTATTACTATAGAAGGATTGGCAAGATGTTCCTGAGCTGCGGAGCATTTCCGGCCGacaggcggccatcttggttttgagctTTTAGTCtatggttttgagaaatttgtgttgcacttacaaaggctggccaatggaaggcagtgtatgggatgacacactagagtccactgtgttggctgatgtgcaactataccattaaaacccatgcatatataagaaaacggcttttgaatagctgtccactgtagtgaccactatgcatgaaagggttaaatgcAGTTCTAAtggtaaaaatatcaaaattcaCGTCTCATTTTCTGCTTCTCAGAGATTCTACATGCTTTCATGTATAAGGAAGAACTCCCCATGCGcagccagtattttcagacaggtgctggtcggtcgcaggaacatataaggtgaaaatcagAATATACCACcacacactgtaatgactttactgtgactttattgaGAGCTCtcaataatttatatatatttatatatatttacacactgtttaatgtgctgcagctgagcagctaattagctatctggCTGCTAACTGATGTTGGCGGTGCACATTaccccagtgaatgtttgttaggTTGCTCGTTCAACAaactaagctgcaggacaagacgtgtgttcgtGTTTGTAattatcaagttttgatgatgtgggcATTTACCATTTCAAATTagtgagaaagccggtgaatgagagaaagaaaacgttattttctgattgtttcacggcggttacAAATAGACATGTCCACAActgcacctccacacaaccctgcggAGGTGACACACCTGAAGatttgtccaaacttttgactggtgctgtatgtaAGAACCGGATGTACTGTAATGTGCAGGTTATGTGTCACAGACAAACACGATGTGCATTGTGAGCCGTGCAGATTCAAATGAGTGATGAGTGAGTAATTGTGAGCTCGCTATTAAAAAACGATAGTCACCACAGTATTATTGTCATAAATAGTGTATTTTACAAATGCCATTTACGTTACCTATAACttcaaatggaaaataaagactTTTCACAATGTGTTATGAATCTTATTGTATATACCAAGATAACTACATTGCCACCATAAAAACGGTGGCCGTGAAAGACAGTTAACAATTAAACGAATAGTTTAATTCCACTTTTGAACAATACCCCTTTAAATACAAGATAAAAATGCCTTGTTACATAGAGGGGACCTATTCTTcttaatgtaaaacataaacTCAGATGTAATGCTACCGCCCACTGACTGAATCCGCAGAAAAAATACTCAGTGGTGGTTTATACCTTGTCAGAAAAGTGAGACGTTTCTTCAAACCGTCaagttgttttgtctttcttacTGCTGTCTCTCACAGTCGCTGCAGCATCCTTACTGAAGCCAGCTGGTAACTCAGCTATATTAGCCTGCATTGCTAACTAGCTCTGTCACGCTGACGGCCCGACAACTTACCGATAACCATGGTCTCGTCTGGAATTTCCTCAATGAAACACTTCTTCTCCGTCTCTCCTATGTGGAAGTAGAGTGCGTAACTTGGATAAATCCAAGCTAATATGAAAACAACTCCAGCCGCAGGGACAGGTAGCATTATGTAGCCTCTTTCACTTTGCGCACATCAGCACAGGAAGCGCCGGCGCTGGCGTCATCACGTCAACCCCACTgcgggaggaggagggggattTCCGGATGGAGTAACCTTCCTTAACTTGCCCTGAGCGCAGACTCTCAGGCAGCACTCACCAGGCTGGGTTCCTTCCGCACACCAACTCAAGGAAGAGACAAGCATTGATCAATTAAATAAAGAAGTGAGGGGCATGTGTTTGACAGCATTATATGTTCTAAGACCTTACAATTTTATAATagcctaataataataacagatttAATTCGTACTGCACTTTTTATTCgcagtgaatctcaaagtgcaCCAGTGTtaaacacatacaacacacaacataaagaaaatagtaagagttaagatgaaaaaggtaaggaaccactggactaaactagctaactctatataaagtagttcaaactagctccacctctagcagttacaacagtaacatgctgcttacacattgatgcttcagtattaataatctaatgatgtcatctataatataataataattctatttatagagcacttttcaagcAATAAGCACAAATTGCCATCCAAAGGTGAGGAAATTCAAAACATTATCAACATTAGGGACAATTGCAAGAGGtaaataatgaaacatgcaaatacatacaaatatgcatacacatacatatatacatatatgcatatacatacacacataaaagataaaaactctcaattaaataagataaagataaaaatgaaaactctcaatgacagaaataaaaaccaacAGCTCATGACCACAGAAGTGTAGACTATCAGCTATCAGGAAAAGCCATTCTGTAAAAGTAAGTTTTAAGATGAGATTTAAAAGCAGCAACAGTGCCAGCTGACCTGATGCTCAGTGGAAGGCTGTTCCAGAGCCAAGGAGCCAGTACTGCAAAAGGCTGTATCACCGTTTGTTTTAACCTGGACTCTGGAATAGATAGAAGACCTAGACTGGCAGACCTGAGGGGCCTGTTTGGACAGTAAGGTGCAAGGAGCACAGTTACATACTCTGGCACCAGATCATTCAGAGCCTTGTATGAAATCAAAGGCACTTTAAAATGGATTCTAAAAGACACTGGAAGCCAGTACAATGAAGCCAGGACTTGTGTGATGTGTGAGAATCACTTTATTTTGGTCTATAGTCTAGCTGCTGAATTTTGAACAACTTGGAGCCACTCCATAGCTCGATTGTTCAGGCAAGTAAACAAGGCATTTACAATAATTAAGGCAGGAGGATATTGCTCCAGTTTTACACCCACCCAAACCACCCAGATTTTTTGTAGCTGACTTTATGTTGGGAGTGAGGGGGCCAAGgagtttctgtatttgttttgagGGGTGTTCAGGGCCaatgatgatatgatatataataaattatatataataacatattaGTCAGAGGTATCAAACCACTACGTATGctttaatactttaattacattttattgctttacttaaataggtttttcatgcaggactattacttgtaatggagtatttttacattgctgtattggtacttttactgaagaaggcacttcctccaccactgtataaatatatataacatacagTGGACAGGTGGTCACGTTGGGTACCTATAGTATTAATTTGACAATAGACGTGTATAGTTAAGCACAGGGGGCGGGATTTGCCTGAGAGGAAGTACTACCAGGGAGGCTAAACTCGGGGGAAAATAACACCAATCGTTTCCTGAGCTAACAACACTCGGTTCGGCTTTGACAGATAACATTTAACTCATCTTAAAGCGCTCAATATATAAGGATAACCTTACAAAACAGGGCAAAATGCCTTTCGGAAGATATACAGTTTGTTGATGTGGATCAGATTTTATGTCAGTGAACGAGTGCCTCCGATTACCCAGCTGCTGCTTTGTTCGCTAGCGCATAAGCTAAATCGCTAGGTGTCTGCCATTAGCCAGGATAAATATCCTTTGTGAATGAGTTATTCCGGACAACAATAGTGAAAAAGAACAGAAGGTAAGAAAAGTTTTATAGCTTTGATGTAGCTGTTGTGATCTAAAAATTTGTTCTGAAAACATATTATATCCTCTCAGAAAATAACATGGTTTTAGCTATAATAAATATGAGTTGGTCTTGTGTTTTGAAATCATATTACAAGCTGAAATTGacgactttttatttttttactatgcgtatactgtaaataaatgtataaaacaagGTATGTGTCTGAATCGCGCTCTTTGCCTCATGGTATTGGGGGTGACGTAATGTTTTCCTCCCGTTCACCAACACTTGTGTGCAGGTTAGTTATGTGGCACAAAGATGAGTATTGGCATTTCAACAGTGAGTCATTAGGCCAATGTCCGCCAGCAAGCCAAATAGCTTCCTCAGACGGACCAGGATTTTGACGAGAGattaaactgaaagtgaaagCAACTACATGCACCTCAGACCGCGTAATGCTACGCGATGTGTCCGCATGTGAGGATGAATGCGGGTGTTATTACCGCAGTGATGTTACACATTGATAACGGTTaaatgaggtgtgtgtttgtgtgtgtgtgtgtgtgtgtgtgtgtttgtgcgcgcgcgcgcgcgcgtctGTCTCCAGAGGAGGATGATAATGTGTGATAATGTGGATGATaatgtacatgtgttttctagGGATGGTGCAGCCCCAACCTGATGGCCCCATGCAGTGGGACATGTCGGGAGAGGAAAGTGGTGGGGCCCTCAGGGTCCCACCAGAGCTGGCTGCCAATGAAGTGGTGACCAGGTTGCTGGGTGACAACCAGCAGCTCAGAGGTaccataaaaaacaattaaaaccataaagtacaacttagcaaattttagacatattagaaactgtctctctttggacgcagccatgatatttatgcatgctatgattctttcccatatgtcttggTGTAACGGAACGTAGTTGATCTatgatccgtacggatcgcACCCAACGGTTCGGCACGCATGTGAACCGCGGCTtcattgcaaaatttaatgtctcatttaagacaaagtaaacaaactgctgtaagtacaagtcatggacagacagcgcgtcgctaacagggattttgaagagcaacgaccaaaccagcatctaacggttagatgctggtttggttgtttCGGACCCGTTAGATTCTAACGGATCCGAaatgacatctgcaggtatatTTACACGcagtttaatgtgctgcagctgagcagctaattagctatctagctgctaactgaccttagtggtgcacttttccccggtgaatgtttgtttggtggctcgttcaacaaactaagctgcaggacaagacgtgtgttcatgtttgtaaattatcatcaagttttgatgatgtgagcacaggctgttgtttcattccCTACCATGtctaaaagaggaaggtatcttcttcttctattttatatattttaagatatatttaaaccttggacatcttaaatgttgttttcatttaagaccatgggccaaagttccttgctgtaagtgttttacagaatgtatggaaagcaaagttttatttgtctccccccttttttttctttttttgctgatccgaaAAATGATCCGATCTGGGACTCAAATCCatgatacgatccgaaccgtgagttttgtgatccgttgcacccctagtcTAATTACATTACATGTTTGGGGCAgtctggagaaacagccataagacctcttgagtgcgtatacaaaaaaaaaaaaaactctagaCAAAAAACCCATGCATTTCTATCACTGTAGaatactggagaaatacaatttcttgagctttgagaattttagattattttcaaatttgtgccttgtttataaaaattttaaatgatttggcccctcctccactatgtgactttgtgtacactcactcagtaagttctattaggtcttccagaatatcctctaaacgagattgtaccataccattttaTCAcgctgcatttgggcagtcagcatTCTCTGTAAAAatcacaactcagtggaatgcccgaCCTGACGGCTGCGGTTCCATCAGTatgtttaaaaccaaattaaaaagtctgctCACagctactcagctctgtaactgctgactctacattttatctcatggCCTTCTCATGATAATGATAAGGTAGTGATTTCATTTAAACAGTTAAAGCATTTCTAATAATGTGCATATGTGGGCAATACAAGTTTGTGAACTTGTGTTTTCTAAAagtaaaacagcttttaaagaAAGCCTTTTTCTGAACAACAGCCACTGTGGCCACTAGTGGTTATTATGGGAGATCATAAATGCTAAAACGTAGTGGAGTAGCAcaaactgactcagtaatgtcaCTTCCACAGCAATACCTATCTAACTTTAGCCAGCAAAAGCTGCTGATTGTACCAGACCAAGTTACACTGTAGCAGTAAACCCTTGAGTTTATTGAATTTAGAAAGAGTGTGTTTTATCACttaattcaacattttctttttatgaggAATGTATTATTCATTCTTTCAAAAATTAGTTTCCCTGTGAAGGGTTGGCTCACAATTTTTCTAGTCTATCTTAACAGGTCAGGtttccaaatgaacattgaaacatgttttcctgccataatcattcctcttgttcatactaagcattagaagatcctttcataatgcacttacaatgtaagtgatgggcaacaaaatccacagtcctccttctgtgcagaaatgtattcaaaagtttatctgaagctaacatAAAGCTTCAGCcattcaaatgagtcaaatcaagtagatatcattcaatgttactgtctttttagtgccaaagtcccccTTTTTGTTACTAAACTTCCATCACAGttcagagaacagagaaacactgtctgaggaaacacaaagagagaatttgatgctaaaaagactttaaatgtggcagatatccacttgatatgactaaatCAGAATGCTggagcctcatataagcttcagataaagttttaaatacatttttgcacaaaatgactgtgtacacactagggatgtgcagagagcccagtatttgtatttgtatctgtatttgtttaggcagcaaaattatttgtatttgtatttgtattcgaataaaagtggaaagaggcttaaaaatcctgttgttgtttttattatgcttttaattttagaaaatgaaagtcttacaataagtgtttatgaataaactgccttacgaaggaggtccccacactgggtttTGAACTGGAGTTTCCCTTCATCCTTCTGTCCTTCAGAAGCCTTGCGGCGCAGCAACCTAGCTTTGCGTCAGCGCTGTGAGGAGATGGAGGGGTGGCAGAGGAGGACAAGGGAGGAAAGAGAGTTTCTCAGCTGTCGTTTCCAGGAGGCCAGGGCCCTGGTGGAGAGGCTGGCCCAGGAGAACCACTCTTTACAGAGCCTGGTGAATGGACCAGCCTCTTCCTCTAGCCACTGCTGTAGCTCCAGCCAGACTGAAGACCTGCAAAGCCGCCCAGCGAGGAATGGACCCCTGGATGCTCCACAGGTTAGATAGTCGAGATTTACACATCTCCTACTTCATATTCACACATTGGCAAGTCTTtttacatattaacatattagTTACACCATTTCATAGCTACTACTGTTATAATACACAATCCTACAATGGTATATGTATAGAGAGattatatgtattatttcacttctttctaaTTGGTTCTTTTTTCTGTATATATTGTACTGTAGTTTTGTGCTCGTACTGTATTTCCGTTTCCATGGAGAGTCCCATTGCTACTGAGaaggaaagaatgaaagaaggGGGTGGCAGAGAGAGTTTTCCTGTCCTGTGACTAAATCTGGTCTTATTCATACTCTCTTCAGTTGGTAAACAACAATGGCCTGAATCTCAGCCCAAGTTTCAGTCCTTTAAAGCTCTGTTCAgtcctctcctgctctctgtgataTACTATACTTTGTTTTGATACAGC includes:
- the tmed4 gene encoding transmembrane emp24 domain-containing protein 4; the encoded protein is MLPVPAAGVVFILAWIYPSYALYFHIGETEKKCFIEEIPDETMVIGKYRTQLWDKQTSSFLPSTPGLGMHVEIKDPDTKIILSRQYGSDGRFTFTSHTPGEHQICLHSNSTKMALFAGGKLRVHLDIQVGEHTNNYPEIAAKDKLTELQLRVRQLLDQVEQVQKEQNYQRYREERFRITSESTNQRVLWWSIAQTLILIVTGIWQMKHLKSFFEAKKLV